From Paracoccus suum, the proteins below share one genomic window:
- the msrB gene encoding peptide-methionine (R)-S-oxide reductase MsrB → MASKIVKTDAEWREALSPEAYRVTRQSGTERPFSHPGFPNGPGHYVCVGCGARLFEGDAKFESHCGWPSFSRAGGEIDELSDRSHGMVRTEVRCHQCDAHLGHVFNDGPPPSHLRYCINGVALEFVPDA, encoded by the coding sequence ATGGCAAGCAAGATTGTGAAAACCGATGCAGAGTGGCGCGAGGCCCTCTCGCCCGAGGCATATCGCGTGACGCGGCAGTCGGGCACCGAGAGGCCGTTTTCTCACCCCGGCTTTCCGAACGGGCCGGGCCATTACGTCTGCGTCGGATGCGGCGCGCGCCTGTTCGAGGGCGATGCGAAGTTCGAGAGCCATTGCGGCTGGCCCAGTTTTTCCCGTGCCGGCGGCGAGATCGACGAATTGTCCGACCGCAGTCACGGCATGGTCCGGACCGAGGTCCGCTGCCACCAGTGCGACGCGCACCTCGGCCATGTGTTCAACGACGGGCCGCCCCCCTCGCATCTGCGATACTGCATCAACGGGGTCGCGCTGGAGTTTGTGCCCGACGCCTGA
- a CDS encoding YceD family protein, with protein MSQSPAASARLNVARLNRRATLAVDYAPDAEARAVIAGELGLLSLPALRLEGKLMPDGDGWRLEGRMTADVVQPCVVSLAPVPAHLDEEVTRVWSPHVRQPEAGGETEMTSDEIEALGQWIDLGEVATESLSLALPLYPRAPGAGLEQPEAEAEAPRRPFANLDKLLKSKD; from the coding sequence ATGTCGCAATCTCCGGCCGCGAGTGCGCGCCTCAATGTCGCCCGCCTCAACCGCCGCGCCACGCTTGCGGTCGATTACGCACCGGACGCCGAGGCGCGGGCCGTGATTGCTGGCGAATTGGGGCTGCTGTCGCTGCCTGCGCTACGCCTCGAAGGGAAGCTGATGCCCGACGGCGACGGCTGGCGGCTGGAAGGGCGGATGACCGCCGATGTCGTGCAGCCCTGCGTCGTCAGCCTGGCGCCGGTGCCCGCGCATCTGGACGAGGAAGTGACCCGGGTCTGGTCGCCGCATGTCCGCCAGCCCGAAGCGGGCGGCGAGACCGAGATGACGAGCGACGAAATCGAGGCGCTTGGACAGTGGATCGACCTGGGCGAGGTCGCGACCGAATCCCTCAGCCTGGCATTGCCGCTGTATCCCCGCGCGCCGGGTGCCGGGCTGGAGCAGCCGGAGGCCGAGGCCGAGGCTCCGCGTCGGCCCTTCGCAAACCTCGACAAGCTGCTCAAGTCCAAGGACTAG
- a CDS encoding peptidylprolyl isomerase, whose translation MAEIKDPENTIVMELKDGGRVVIELLPDVAPLHSARMKELARSGAYDNVAFHRVIDGFMAQTGDVQHGNMEKDFDLRRAGTGGSDLGNVKAEFSKLPHGRGTIGAARSQDPNSANSQFFINFKDNDFLNGQYTVYGRVIEGMEHVDKIARGEPPASPDRIVSMKVAADA comes from the coding sequence ATGGCCGAGATCAAGGACCCCGAGAACACCATCGTCATGGAGCTGAAGGACGGCGGACGCGTCGTGATCGAGCTGCTGCCCGATGTCGCACCCCTGCACAGCGCACGCATGAAAGAGCTGGCGCGCAGCGGTGCCTATGACAACGTCGCGTTCCATCGCGTGATCGACGGCTTCATGGCGCAGACTGGCGACGTCCAGCACGGCAACATGGAAAAGGACTTTGACCTGCGCCGCGCCGGAACCGGCGGCTCGGACCTGGGCAATGTGAAGGCCGAGTTCTCGAAGCTGCCGCACGGGCGTGGCACCATCGGCGCCGCCCGCAGCCAGGACCCGAACAGCGCCAACAGCCAGTTCTTCATCAATTTCAAGGACAACGATTTCCTGAACGGGCAATACACCGTGTACGGCCGGGTGATCGAGGGCATGGAGCATGTCGACAAGATCGCCCGCGGCGAGCCGCCGGCCAGCCCGGACCGCATCGTCTCGATGAAGGTGGCCGCCGATGCGTAA
- the clpS gene encoding ATP-dependent Clp protease adapter ClpS, with protein sequence MDLDVRTKPRTQRPPMYKVLLLNDDFTPMEFVVHVLERLFAMSHAQAIEIMLAVHRQGLAVVGVFSHEVAETKVMQVMELARRQQHPLQCTMEKE encoded by the coding sequence ATCGATCTTGACGTTCGCACCAAACCGCGCACGCAGCGCCCACCGATGTATAAAGTTCTGCTTTTGAACGATGATTTCACGCCCATGGAATTCGTCGTCCATGTGCTGGAGCGATTGTTCGCAATGTCCCACGCCCAGGCGATCGAGATCATGCTGGCGGTCCATCGCCAAGGCCTCGCCGTAGTTGGTGTCTTCAGCCACGAGGTGGCCGAGACCAAGGTCATGCAGGTGATGGAACTCGCCCGGCGCCAGCAGCACCCGCTGCAGTGCACGATGGAAAAAGAGTGA
- a CDS encoding peptidylprolyl isomerase has translation MRKLIIAGLMASVAGMAHAQAAPKDGPGPNLVIQIADAEGKDKGTITLDLFADKAPEHVKRLTELAKAGKYDGVVFHRVIDGFMAQTGDVQYGKAGGDTGMAGMGGSDLPDLKAEFNDVSFGPGVVGMARSASPDSANSQFFIDLAAAPFLDGQYTAVGQLIDGMDVLNAIKKGSSSDNGKVDGPDVMAKVTVTE, from the coding sequence ATGCGTAAGCTGATCATTGCGGGGCTGATGGCCTCGGTCGCCGGCATGGCGCATGCGCAGGCTGCGCCCAAGGACGGGCCCGGCCCGAACCTGGTCATCCAGATCGCGGACGCCGAGGGCAAGGACAAGGGCACGATCACGCTCGATCTGTTCGCCGACAAGGCGCCCGAGCATGTCAAGCGCCTGACCGAACTGGCCAAGGCCGGCAAGTATGACGGCGTCGTCTTTCACCGCGTGATCGATGGCTTTATGGCTCAGACCGGCGATGTCCAGTATGGCAAGGCGGGCGGCGACACCGGCATGGCCGGGATGGGCGGCTCTGACCTGCCGGACCTGAAGGCCGAGTTCAACGACGTCAGCTTTGGCCCGGGCGTCGTCGGCATGGCGCGCAGCGCCAGCCCCGACAGCGCCAACAGCCAGTTCTTCATCGACCTGGCGGCAGCGCCCTTCCTTGACGGGCAGTACACCGCGGTCGGCCAGTTGATCGACGGCATGGACGTGCTGAATGCCATCAAGAAGGGCAGCAGCAGCGATAACGGCAAGGTCGATGGGCCAGACGTCATGGCCAAGGTTACCGTGACCGAGTGA
- the tyrS gene encoding tyrosine--tRNA ligase, with protein MQNKPKSEFLSVMTSRGYLADCTDIEALDEALLDGPVTAYIGYDATAASLHVGHLLNIMMLRWFQKTGNRPITLMGGGTTKVGDPSFRSDERPLLGPEQIQSNIDGMQRVFARYLDYGADGAVMLNNAEWLDGLNYLDFLRDIGRHFSVNRMLAFESVKSRLDREQSLSFLEFNYMILQAYDFLELYRRHDCRLQMGGSDQWGNIINGIDLTRRVLDREIFGLTSPLLTTSDGRKMGKSQGGAVWLSADMLSPYEFWQFWRNTTDADVGRFLKLYTELPLAECERLSALQGSEINAAKIILANEVTGLLHGPEAAEAAEATARAVFEQGGVGEDLPTLTISAEELADGISLTQLFVRAGLAKSGKDAKRLIAEGGARLNDAPASEGTMISAADLAEPIKLTAGRKRHALVTLG; from the coding sequence ATGCAAAACAAGCCGAAATCCGAGTTTTTGTCCGTCATGACGAGCCGCGGCTATCTGGCCGACTGCACCGATATCGAGGCGCTGGACGAGGCGCTGCTCGACGGGCCGGTGACGGCCTATATCGGCTATGACGCGACGGCGGCCAGCCTGCATGTGGGCCACCTGCTGAACATCATGATGCTGCGCTGGTTTCAGAAGACCGGCAACCGGCCGATCACGCTGATGGGCGGCGGCACGACCAAGGTCGGCGATCCCAGCTTTCGCAGCGACGAGCGCCCACTGCTGGGTCCGGAGCAGATCCAGTCGAACATCGACGGCATGCAGCGCGTCTTTGCCCGCTACCTCGATTACGGCGCGGACGGCGCCGTGATGCTGAACAATGCCGAATGGCTGGACGGGCTGAACTATCTCGATTTCCTGCGCGATATTGGCCGGCATTTCTCGGTCAACCGGATGCTGGCATTCGAGAGCGTCAAGTCGCGCCTCGACCGCGAGCAGTCGCTGTCGTTCCTGGAATTCAACTACATGATCCTCCAGGCCTATGATTTCCTGGAGCTTTACCGGCGCCACGACTGCCGCCTGCAGATGGGCGGGTCGGACCAGTGGGGCAATATCATCAACGGCATCGACTTGACGCGGCGGGTGCTGGACCGCGAGATCTTTGGCCTGACCTCGCCGCTGCTGACGACCAGCGACGGCCGCAAGATGGGGAAGTCGCAAGGCGGCGCGGTCTGGCTGTCCGCCGACATGCTCAGCCCCTACGAGTTCTGGCAGTTCTGGCGCAACACCACGGATGCCGATGTCGGCCGGTTCCTCAAGCTCTACACCGAGTTGCCGCTCGCCGAGTGCGAGCGCCTCAGCGCGCTGCAAGGGTCCGAGATCAATGCCGCGAAGATTATCCTCGCCAACGAGGTGACTGGGCTGCTGCACGGGCCAGAGGCAGCCGAGGCGGCCGAAGCCACCGCCCGCGCGGTATTCGAGCAGGGCGGCGTGGGCGAGGACCTGCCTACGCTGACGATCTCGGCCGAGGAACTGGCCGATGGGATCAGCCTGACCCAGCTTTTCGTGCGTGCGGGCCTCGCAAAATCGGGCAAGGACGCCAAGCGCCTGATCGCCGAAGGCGGCGCGCGCCTGAACGACGCGCCGGCGAGCGAGGGCACCATGATCAGCGCCGCCGACCTGGCCGAGCCGATCAAGCTGACCGCCGGGCGCAAGCGCCACGCGCTTGTGACGCTGGGCTGA
- a CDS encoding ceramidase domain-containing protein, with translation MRVVRGRIIWHHATMLSVLLLTTPVDIYCERTSAAFWSEPVNAVTNLSFIAAGLWGVATARSRGERSPAVWLLIALAFAIGIGSFLFHTVAQVWSSFADTIPIWIFVALACGICAVRIGGWRPGRVVIGALILAALAAVLIASGDGSGGRDSGPPALNGSLQYAPAVVALAAFAALAQWRGHPLRWWITGALATFLVSLTARTFDQAVCGAFPLGLHWIWHLMNGVLIGLVLQIVLRAAPPGVPRTPAQPGIR, from the coding sequence ATGCGCGTGGTGCGCGGACGGATCATCTGGCATCATGCCACCATGTTGTCCGTCCTTTTGCTCACCACGCCCGTGGACATCTATTGCGAGCGCACCTCGGCCGCCTTCTGGTCCGAGCCGGTGAACGCTGTGACCAACCTTTCGTTCATCGCCGCGGGCCTGTGGGGTGTCGCTACGGCGCGTAGTCGGGGCGAGCGCAGCCCCGCCGTCTGGCTGCTGATCGCGCTCGCTTTTGCCATCGGCATCGGCAGCTTCCTGTTTCACACCGTCGCGCAGGTCTGGTCCAGCTTTGCCGATACCATCCCGATCTGGATCTTTGTCGCGCTGGCCTGTGGCATCTGCGCGGTGCGGATCGGCGGCTGGCGCCCCGGTCGGGTGGTGATCGGCGCGCTGATCCTCGCGGCGCTGGCGGCGGTCCTGATTGCATCGGGCGATGGCAGCGGCGGCCGGGACAGCGGCCCGCCGGCGCTGAACGGCTCGCTGCAATATGCGCCTGCCGTCGTCGCGCTGGCCGCCTTTGCGGCGCTGGCGCAGTGGCGCGGCCATCCGCTGCGCTGGTGGATCACGGGCGCGCTGGCGACGTTTTTGGTCTCGCTGACGGCGCGGACATTCGACCAGGCGGTATGCGGGGCATTTCCGTTGGGACTGCACTGGATCTGGCATCTGATGAACGGGGTGCTGATCGGCCTCGTGCTGCAGATCGTGCTGCGCGCAGCGCCCCCGGGCGTGCCGCGGACGCCCGCCCAGCCCGGCATCCGTTAG
- a CDS encoding D-alanyl-D-alanine carboxypeptidase family protein, with protein MIAVALTAATTAQQAGAAPFAAYVMDGRTGKTLHSQNGDTPLHPASLTKMMTLYLAFAAIEQGRVRLDSRFTVSQHAASMPPSKLGLRPGQQIELRYLIRAAAVKSANDAATVIGEGLAGSEPAFAQQMTATARALGMRNTQFRNANGLSADGHYSSAHDLTILGRHLFYDFPQYYSIFSRRSADAGVGTVNSTNARFLDNYQGADGIKTGYTRAAGFNLTASAQRGQQRVMATVMGGTSTAQRNQIMAQLLDAGFSRSPARVAVVKPATVVVQPQRVRRATVPQAQAVAAVPRTVTVRPAANVASIATSVAPVRRTQSVAAAAPSPGGIDLSEALREAMATRPEPSPERPVPARTRAPAPVAEGDDSGSAVASLRPPTKPEGSSPDSDLSPDSAAAAPPAKSSAEPALAPARPARRDSAASLDGGTVKLASLESGDRPAAGKAASTNWGITLGRYRSKAEAEQMLLKTALREADALGEGLRKVGESKRGYEARFVNLSRAQAQLACDKLQARSQKCTVNAP; from the coding sequence ATGATCGCCGTTGCACTTACGGCCGCGACCACTGCGCAGCAGGCAGGCGCGGCGCCTTTTGCGGCCTACGTGATGGACGGACGAACGGGCAAGACGCTGCACTCGCAAAACGGCGACACGCCTTTGCATCCTGCGTCGCTGACAAAGATGATGACGCTATATCTGGCCTTTGCGGCGATCGAGCAGGGGCGTGTGCGCCTCGACAGCCGCTTCACGGTCAGCCAGCACGCCGCCTCGATGCCGCCGTCCAAGCTGGGTCTGCGCCCCGGACAGCAGATCGAGCTGCGCTACTTGATCCGCGCCGCCGCCGTGAAGTCGGCCAATGACGCGGCCACGGTGATCGGCGAGGGGCTCGCCGGCTCGGAGCCCGCGTTCGCCCAGCAGATGACCGCGACTGCGCGCGCTCTGGGGATGCGCAACACCCAGTTTCGCAACGCCAACGGTCTGTCGGCGGATGGGCACTACTCGTCGGCGCATGACCTGACGATCCTCGGCCGGCACCTGTTCTACGACTTCCCCCAGTATTATTCGATCTTCTCGCGCCGCAGCGCCGATGCTGGCGTGGGCACGGTAAACAGCACCAACGCGCGCTTTCTGGACAACTACCAGGGCGCCGACGGGATCAAGACCGGATATACGCGTGCCGCCGGCTTCAACCTGACCGCTTCGGCTCAGCGCGGCCAGCAGCGCGTCATGGCGACCGTCATGGGCGGCACCTCGACCGCGCAGCGCAACCAGATCATGGCGCAATTGCTGGACGCCGGCTTCAGCCGCAGCCCGGCGCGGGTCGCGGTGGTCAAGCCGGCGACCGTCGTCGTCCAGCCGCAGCGCGTGCGCCGCGCGACCGTGCCGCAGGCACAGGCCGTCGCGGCGGTGCCGCGGACGGTCACCGTGCGTCCCGCGGCAAACGTTGCCTCGATCGCGACCAGCGTCGCGCCGGTGCGTCGCACCCAGAGCGTCGCCGCGGCCGCACCCTCGCCGGGCGGGATCGACCTGTCCGAGGCACTCCGCGAGGCGATGGCCACCCGCCCCGAACCGTCGCCCGAGCGTCCGGTCCCGGCCCGCACCCGCGCCCCGGCTCCGGTCGCCGAGGGCGACGACAGTGGCAGCGCCGTGGCCAGCCTGCGCCCCCCGACCAAGCCCGAGGGCTCGTCGCCCGACAGCGACCTGAGCCCGGACAGCGCCGCGGCGGCGCCGCCCGCCAAGTCCTCAGCGGAACCGGCACTCGCCCCGGCCCGGCCGGCGCGCCGCGATAGCGCCGCCTCCCTTGACGGCGGGACCGTAAAACTCGCCTCGCTCGAGTCGGGCGATCGCCCGGCGGCGGGCAAGGCGGCGTCGACCAACTGGGGCATCACCCTTGGCCGCTACCGCTCCAAAGCTGAGGCTGAGCAGATGCTGCTGAAAACCGCATTGCGCGAGGCGGACGCGCTGGGCGAAGGCCTGCGCAAAGTCGGCGAGAGC
- a CDS encoding outer membrane protein assembly factor BamE, protein MNHARLTPLVLLLALILSSCAPVFRNHGYVPDDQSLASIVVGQTTRDEVPSLIGSPSAEGVLTGGAWFYVKSRFEHFGPYRPAEIKREVVAISFAESGTVANVERFGLERGRVVVLSQRVTDPGVSAASALRQILGNFGKFRADQIFGQ, encoded by the coding sequence ATGAACCACGCCCGCCTCACCCCGCTGGTCCTCCTCTTGGCCCTCATCCTTTCATCTTGTGCGCCGGTGTTCCGAAACCACGGATATGTCCCCGACGATCAGTCGCTGGCCAGCATCGTCGTCGGGCAAACGACCCGCGACGAGGTGCCCTCGCTGATCGGCAGCCCCTCAGCCGAGGGGGTGCTGACCGGCGGCGCCTGGTTCTATGTAAAATCGCGCTTCGAGCATTTCGGCCCTTATCGCCCGGCCGAGATCAAGCGTGAGGTGGTGGCGATCAGCTTTGCCGAGAGCGGCACCGTCGCCAATGTCGAGCGCTTCGGGCTGGAGCGTGGGCGCGTCGTCGTTCTGTCCCAGCGCGTCACCGACCCGGGCGTCAGCGCGGCGAGCGCCTTGCGCCAGATCCTCGGCAACTTCGGCAAGTTCCGCGCCGATCAGATCTTCGGCCAGTAA
- a CDS encoding anhydro-N-acetylmuramic acid kinase, with product MLVLGMMSGTSLDGVDAALIETDGRAITRFGRSEYRAYSGNEAAALHAALGRWPGEEGAAAAAELSVAAHAALAGRFPEAEVIGYHGQTLAHDPHGRGTHQAGSGAALARATGRRVVWDFRSEDVRRGGEGAPLAPFFHHACAAWAVSAGHLPAAPVALLNLGGVGNLTWTDPRIQTPEAPGACLAFDTGPANAPLNDLMRARRGTTRDEGGALALAGRADTAVVASALAHPFFDRQPPKSLDRDAFAAVDVAHLPDADAAASLVAIAAGAVARGLQFAPQMPTQVLVCGGGRHNGAMMAALGEALPCAVVPVEAAGLDGDMLEAQAFGWLAARVLAGLPTSGPETTGVPGPCCGGRISSPD from the coding sequence ATGCTGGTATTGGGAATGATGTCAGGCACCTCCCTCGACGGGGTTGACGCTGCCCTGATCGAGACGGACGGCCGCGCCATCACCCGCTTTGGGCGCAGCGAATATCGGGCCTATAGCGGCAACGAGGCCGCCGCCCTGCACGCCGCACTGGGCCGCTGGCCCGGCGAGGAGGGCGCGGCGGCCGCAGCCGAGTTGTCCGTTGCGGCGCACGCGGCGCTGGCCGGCCGTTTTCCCGAGGCCGAGGTGATTGGCTATCACGGCCAGACGTTGGCCCACGACCCGCATGGCCGCGGCACGCATCAGGCTGGCAGCGGGGCCGCGCTGGCCCGCGCCACGGGCCGCCGGGTCGTGTGGGATTTTCGCAGCGAGGACGTGCGGCGCGGCGGTGAGGGCGCGCCGCTGGCGCCGTTCTTCCACCACGCCTGCGCCGCGTGGGCTGTGTCGGCCGGGCATCTGCCGGCGGCGCCAGTTGCGTTGCTCAACCTCGGCGGTGTCGGAAACCTCACCTGGACCGACCCACGCATCCAGACGCCAGAGGCGCCGGGCGCTTGTCTGGCCTTTGATACCGGCCCGGCGAATGCGCCGCTGAACGATCTGATGCGCGCGCGGCGGGGCACGACGCGAGATGAGGGCGGGGCTTTGGCTCTCGCTGGCCGCGCAGACACCGCGGTTGTCGCAAGCGCGCTGGCCCATCCGTTCTTTGACCGCCAGCCGCCAAAGTCGTTGGACCGTGACGCGTTCGCCGCGGTCGATGTTGCGCATCTGCCGGATGCCGATGCCGCTGCGAGCCTTGTAGCGATTGCTGCGGGCGCGGTGGCGCGGGGCCTGCAGTTCGCTCCTCAGATGCCCACGCAGGTGCTGGTCTGCGGCGGCGGCAGGCATAATGGCGCAATGATGGCCGCGCTGGGAGAGGCGCTGCCCTGTGCCGTGGTGCCGGTCGAGGCCGCCGGTCTGGACGGCGACATGCTCGAGGCGCAGGCCTTTGGCTGGCTCGCCGCGCGCGTGCTCGCGGGGCTGCCGACCTCCGGGCCCGAGACGACGGGGGTGCCCGGTCCCTGTTGCGGTGGCCGGATTTCGTCGCCGGACTAG
- a CDS encoding phosphoglycerate kinase — MADFLTIDDLELDGKVVLVRVDLNVPVENGQITDATRIEKIVPTVRDIMARGGKPVLLAHFDRPKGKRVEAMSLQQVVPALQAALGVPVKFAEDCIGGPAKRAVAALQPGEVLLMENTRFHEGEEAGDPTFAASLAALGQAYVNDAFSASHRAHASTEGLARLLPAAAGRLMEAELTALNAALGQPTRPVVAVVGGAKVSTKLDLLSNLITKVDHLVIGGGMANTFLVAQGIEVGKSLAERDMAATASDILARATGEGCTIHLPVDVVVAREFREGAPSEVVAADACPADAMILDAGPRTVEAITAVFVQCRTLIWNGPLGAFEIAPFDTATNAAAKAAAELTRNGQLVSVAGGGDTVAALNKAGVADDFTFISTAGGAFLEWMEGRDLPGVAALIAARR; from the coding sequence ATGGCCGATTTCCTGACGATCGACGATCTGGAACTGGACGGGAAGGTGGTTCTGGTGCGCGTCGACCTGAATGTGCCGGTCGAGAACGGGCAGATCACCGACGCCACCCGGATCGAAAAGATCGTCCCGACGGTCCGCGACATCATGGCCCGGGGCGGCAAGCCGGTGCTTCTGGCGCATTTCGACCGGCCCAAGGGCAAGCGGGTCGAGGCGATGAGCCTGCAGCAGGTGGTCCCTGCCCTGCAGGCGGCGCTGGGCGTTCCGGTGAAATTCGCCGAGGATTGCATCGGCGGGCCGGCCAAGCGCGCCGTGGCGGCGCTGCAGCCGGGCGAGGTCCTGTTGATGGAAAATACCCGCTTCCACGAGGGCGAGGAGGCTGGCGATCCGACCTTCGCCGCCTCGCTCGCCGCCCTCGGGCAGGCCTACGTGAACGATGCCTTTTCCGCCTCGCACCGCGCCCATGCCTCGACCGAAGGGCTCGCGCGGCTTTTGCCGGCCGCCGCGGGCCGCCTGATGGAGGCCGAACTGACGGCGCTGAATGCCGCGCTGGGCCAGCCGACCCGGCCCGTTGTGGCGGTGGTCGGCGGCGCGAAAGTCTCGACCAAGCTGGACCTGCTCTCGAACCTGATCACCAAGGTTGACCATCTGGTGATCGGCGGCGGCATGGCCAATACCTTCCTCGTCGCGCAGGGGATCGAGGTCGGAAAGTCGCTGGCCGAACGCGACATGGCCGCCACCGCGAGCGATATTCTGGCGCGCGCCACGGGTGAGGGCTGCACCATTCATCTGCCGGTGGACGTGGTCGTCGCCCGCGAGTTCCGCGAAGGCGCACCGTCCGAGGTCGTGGCCGCCGATGCCTGCCCGGCGGATGCGATGATTCTGGATGCCGGCCCGCGCACGGTCGAGGCGATCACCGCCGTCTTTGTCCAGTGCCGCACGCTGATCTGGAACGGTCCGCTGGGTGCCTTCGAGATCGCGCCTTTCGACACAGCGACCAACGCCGCCGCGAAAGCCGCGGCCGAACTGACCCGCAACGGCCAACTGGTATCGGTTGCAGGCGGTGGCGATACGGTCGCGGCGCTGAACAAGGCCGGGGTGGCCGATGATTTCACCTTCATCTCGACCGCAGGCGGCGCTTTCCTCGAATGGATGGAGGGGCGCGACTTGCCTGGCGTCGCTGCACTGATCGCAGCCCGCCGCTAA
- a CDS encoding class I SAM-dependent methyltransferase, with the protein MSAGTDARLALAFSEPPAAPTLLLGAPADLESERFAPDTLAVQTDAGMNGALTRAGWRTDVSAGQGPYASAVVFLARARAAQRAQVAEAARLLPARASLWVDGQKSDGIETMLRDLRGLATVDPLISKAHGKLFRVTIPEGPWLPDDWTATEAQVADGFVTRPGVFSADGPDPASLLLAQALPPRLPTRMVDLGAGWGWLAAQVLAREGVDVLHLVEADHDALTCARRNVSDPRAQFHWADALAFRLPEPVNGVVMNPPFHGPGGNADPRLGAGFIRAAAGLLTGAGRLWMVANRHLPYEAELASHFRQVEEIGGNGAFKVITASGARRS; encoded by the coding sequence GTGAGCGCCGGCACCGACGCGCGACTGGCGCTGGCATTTTCCGAACCGCCCGCGGCGCCGACCCTTTTGCTTGGGGCGCCGGCGGACCTCGAATCTGAACGATTCGCGCCCGACACTCTCGCCGTCCAGACCGACGCCGGGATGAATGGCGCGCTGACCCGTGCCGGGTGGCGCACCGATGTCTCAGCGGGGCAGGGACCCTATGCGAGCGCGGTCGTGTTTCTGGCCCGCGCCCGCGCGGCCCAACGCGCGCAGGTGGCCGAGGCGGCCCGGCTGCTGCCAGCGCGGGCCTCGCTCTGGGTGGACGGGCAGAAATCGGACGGGATCGAGACGATGCTGCGTGATCTTCGCGGGTTGGCGACGGTCGATCCTCTGATCAGCAAGGCGCATGGCAAGCTTTTTCGCGTGACCATTCCCGAGGGACCGTGGTTGCCAGACGACTGGACCGCCACCGAGGCGCAGGTCGCAGACGGTTTCGTCACCCGGCCCGGGGTCTTTTCGGCCGATGGGCCCGACCCGGCCTCGCTGCTGCTGGCGCAGGCGCTGCCGCCCCGGCTGCCGACGCGGATGGTCGATCTTGGCGCCGGCTGGGGTTGGCTGGCGGCACAGGTGCTGGCCCGCGAGGGGGTCGACGTGCTGCATCTGGTCGAGGCCGACCACGATGCCCTGACATGCGCGCGCCGCAATGTGAGCGACCCACGGGCCCAGTTTCACTGGGCCGATGCGCTCGCCTTTCGTCTGCCTGAGCCGGTCAACGGCGTGGTGATGAACCCGCCGTTTCATGGCCCCGGGGGCAATGCCGACCCACGGCTTGGCGCGGGGTTCATCCGCGCGGCAGCGGGCTTGCTGACCGGGGCGGGACGCCTGTGGATGGTAGCCAACCGCCATCTTCCCTATGAGGCCGAACTCGCCAGCCATTTCCGCCAGGTCGAGGAAATCGGCGGCAACGGCGCCTTCAAGGTCATCACAGCCAGCGGTGCCCGCCGCAGCTAG
- a CDS encoding GNAT family N-acetyltransferase produces MLSLLKGRYVVRVAAAEADLQAAQRLRWLCFIGARNGTQDGTNGARLDADHLDDVCQHVLIEDRASGTLVACFRMLLLQGGAEIERSYSAQHYNLAALREFNGPMVEIGRFCIHPEWSDPDILRVAWGALATHVEAEGVELLFGCSSFFGTEPGAYTDAFAMLAARHLAPKRWLPRVKAPNVFRFARVLKAMRPDARRAQAGMPPLLRSYLAMGGWVSDHAVVDRKLGTLHVFTGLEISAIPPARRRLLRAIGG; encoded by the coding sequence ATGCTGTCCTTGCTGAAGGGGCGCTATGTTGTTCGTGTCGCCGCGGCCGAGGCCGACCTGCAAGCCGCCCAGCGGCTGCGGTGGCTGTGTTTCATCGGCGCGCGTAATGGGACGCAGGATGGGACCAACGGGGCGCGATTGGACGCCGACCACCTTGATGACGTCTGCCAACATGTCCTGATCGAGGACCGCGCCAGCGGTACGCTGGTCGCCTGCTTTCGCATGCTCCTGCTGCAAGGGGGAGCCGAGATCGAACGCAGTTATTCTGCCCAGCACTACAACCTCGCGGCGTTGCGCGAGTTCAACGGACCAATGGTCGAGATCGGCCGGTTCTGCATCCATCCCGAATGGTCGGACCCCGACATCCTGCGCGTTGCCTGGGGGGCCCTGGCGACGCATGTCGAGGCCGAGGGGGTCGAATTGCTGTTCGGCTGCTCGTCCTTTTTCGGCACCGAGCCGGGGGCCTATACCGATGCCTTTGCCATGCTCGCGGCGCGTCACCTGGCGCCGAAGCGCTGGCTGCCGCGGGTCAAGGCGCCCAACGTGTTCCGCTTTGCGCGTGTCTTGAAGGCGATGCGGCCCGACGCGCGCCGCGCCCAGGCGGGCATGCCGCCGCTGCTGCGCAGCTATCTGGCAATGGGCGGCTGGGTCAGCGATCACGCTGTGGTCGACCGCAAGCTGGGCACGCTGCACGTCTTTACCGGGCTCGAGATATCGGCCATTCCGCCTGCCCGCCGCCGGCTGCTGCGCGCCATCGGCGGCTAG